The Treponema medium genome has a window encoding:
- the rplL gene encoding 50S ribosomal protein L7/L12 — translation MAALTNEQIIEAIKEKTILELSELIKTMEEVFGVTAAAPVAVVAGGAAGGAAAAEEQTEFTVTLKGLADPSKKIGVIKEVRNVVAGLGLKEAKELVEGAPKVLKENVSKEEAEKIKEAMTAAGAEITIA, via the coding sequence ATGGCGGCATTAACAAATGAACAAATTATTGAGGCAATCAAAGAGAAGACCATTCTCGAGCTTTCCGAATTGATTAAGACGATGGAAGAAGTATTCGGCGTAACAGCGGCAGCTCCCGTTGCAGTTGTTGCCGGAGGTGCTGCAGGCGGTGCTGCAGCCGCTGAAGAGCAGACGGAATTTACCGTAACGCTTAAAGGTTTGGCTGATCCCAGCAAGAAAATCGGCGTAATCAAAGAGGTTAGAAACGTTGTTGCAGGTCTTGGTCTTAAAGAAGCAAAAGAGCTCGTAGAAGGCGCTCCGAAAGTATTGAAGGAGAATGTTTCTAAAGAAGAAGCTGAGAAGATTAAAGAGGCAATGACAGCTGCCGGTGCAGAGATTACGATTGCTTAA
- the rpoC gene encoding DNA-directed RNA polymerase subunit beta': MRDIQDFDNIMIKLASPEVIRAWSYGEVKKPETINYRTLRPERDGLFCERIFGTTKEWECYCGKFKSIRYKGVICDRCGVEVTHFKVRRERMGHIELAAPVSHIWYYRSVPSRMGLLLDLPVAALRSVLYYEKYIVIEPGGTDLKKNQLLSEDEYRDAQERYGGAFTANMGAEAVKTLLSNLNLDELAAQLRTKMIEKGAKSDKRLLKRIEIVEHFRTSNNKPEWMILDVIPVIPPDLRPMVQLDGGRFATSDLNDLYRRVIHRNSRLTRLMSLKAPDIIIRNEKRMLQEAVDALFDNSKRKRVIKGSSNRPLKSISDMLKGKQGRFRQNLLGKRVDYSGRSVIVVGPELKLWQCGLPTKMALELFKPFIMKKLVQKEIVSNIKKAKIMVEQEDAPVFAVLDEVISEHPVMLNRAPTLHRLGIQAFEPVLVEGKAIKLHPLVCKPFNADFDGDQMAIHVPLTQAAQMECWTLMLSSRNLLDPANGKTIVYPSQDMVLGLYYLTKQRTLKEGQHVRRYSSVSEVMMAAEAGSVGWQELIKINYRGEEVETTPGRLAFNEEMPEGVPFVNTALDDKQIRKLIETVYRTKGTWVTVQMLDKLKSVGYYYATFFGATLSMDDIIIPEEKSAMLEKANSEVLSIYSQYRGGHITQEERYNRVVEVWSKTNEELTSIMMDTLAKDQDGFNTIYMMATSGARGSRNQIRQLAGMRGLMAKPSGDIIELPIRSNFKEGLNVIEFFISTNGARKGLADTALKTADAGYLTRRLVDIAQDVVVNEEDCGTINGIEYSAVKSGDEVIESLSERIVGKYTLERVEHPISHELLIDVNEYITDEIAAKIEEAGVQTVKLRTVLTCESKHGVCVKCYGRNLARNKIVEIGEAVGIIAAQSIGQPGTQLTMRTFHVGGTASSTTEENHITFKYPVIIKDILGTSIPLDDGNLLFTRRGTLVFEKVLQEYKLAAGDSVAVETGVRILRDDVLYTAADGTVVKSPLNAFAYLNGSTLYLTAPEQKTEIRNGSTVVVKKGDYVPASSIIATFDPYNEPILAEQDGFVRFEDIIPGSTLEEDVNDETGVVERHISELKSDMTLQPRVFISDESGNALGFYYLPDGAQLMVEEDTQIKAGTVIAKLAKAAARTQDITGGLPRVSELFEARRPKVPAVLAQVAGTVSFKGLLKGKRIVIVRDHYGKDYKHLVPMSKRLLVRDGDTVEAGERLCDGNLDPHDILAILGENALQNYLMNEIRDVYRMQGVSINDKHIGVIVRQMLRKIEVVSVGDTRFIYGQQVDKYQFHAENKRVTAEGGQPAIARPMFQGITKAALNIDSFISAASFQETTKVLTNAAIAGKTDELRGLKENVIIGHLIPAGTGMPQYRSVKLFDKNMSDLDEQVNEILERRRRELEEAEAAEAEAEMNEEDFDTDDELGYEDTESAEPSYDESSRDESTGDFED, encoded by the coding sequence ATGAGAGATATACAAGATTTCGACAATATTATGATTAAATTAGCTTCGCCCGAAGTGATCCGCGCGTGGTCTTATGGCGAAGTAAAGAAACCCGAAACGATTAACTATCGTACCCTACGTCCTGAGCGGGACGGACTTTTCTGCGAGCGTATTTTCGGAACTACAAAAGAGTGGGAATGCTATTGTGGTAAGTTTAAATCGATCCGCTACAAGGGGGTTATCTGCGACCGTTGCGGTGTCGAGGTTACGCACTTTAAAGTACGCCGCGAGCGTATGGGGCATATCGAATTGGCTGCACCTGTTTCTCATATCTGGTACTATCGATCAGTACCGAGCCGGATGGGGCTGTTGTTGGACTTGCCGGTTGCGGCGCTTCGTTCGGTACTGTACTATGAAAAATACATTGTTATTGAGCCGGGTGGAACTGATTTAAAGAAGAATCAGCTGTTAAGCGAGGATGAATACCGCGACGCTCAGGAACGGTACGGCGGCGCCTTTACCGCAAATATGGGCGCGGAAGCCGTTAAAACCTTATTGAGCAACTTAAATCTGGATGAGCTTGCAGCCCAGCTCAGAACGAAGATGATCGAGAAGGGCGCAAAAAGCGATAAACGGCTCTTAAAGCGTATCGAAATTGTCGAACATTTTAGAACGTCAAACAATAAACCCGAATGGATGATCCTTGATGTTATTCCGGTTATTCCGCCCGATTTGCGCCCGATGGTGCAGTTGGATGGCGGACGCTTTGCAACCTCGGATTTAAACGATTTGTATCGCCGTGTTATTCACCGGAATAGCCGTTTGACCCGTTTGATGAGCCTTAAAGCGCCCGATATCATTATCCGCAACGAAAAGCGGATGCTGCAAGAGGCGGTAGACGCCTTGTTCGACAATTCGAAGCGGAAGCGCGTTATTAAGGGTTCTTCAAACCGTCCGCTTAAATCCATCTCCGATATGCTCAAAGGCAAGCAAGGACGCTTCCGTCAGAACCTGCTTGGTAAGCGCGTTGACTATTCGGGACGTTCGGTTATCGTTGTTGGCCCTGAGTTAAAGCTGTGGCAGTGCGGCCTGCCGACTAAGATGGCATTGGAGCTTTTCAAGCCGTTTATTATGAAAAAGCTTGTTCAAAAAGAGATTGTTTCCAATATCAAGAAAGCAAAAATTATGGTTGAGCAGGAGGATGCTCCGGTTTTTGCCGTTCTCGACGAGGTTATCAGCGAACATCCCGTTATGCTGAACCGTGCGCCGACATTACACCGTCTCGGTATTCAAGCTTTTGAGCCGGTTCTTGTCGAAGGTAAGGCTATCAAACTGCACCCGCTTGTTTGTAAACCGTTCAATGCGGACTTTGACGGCGACCAGATGGCTATCCACGTGCCGCTTACACAAGCAGCGCAGATGGAATGTTGGACACTCATGCTATCGAGTAGAAACTTACTCGACCCTGCAAACGGGAAGACAATCGTATATCCGTCGCAGGATATGGTTCTCGGTTTGTACTATTTAACCAAGCAGCGGACTTTAAAAGAAGGACAGCATGTCCGCCGGTATTCTTCGGTTTCCGAGGTGATGATGGCCGCAGAGGCTGGCTCCGTCGGTTGGCAGGAGCTTATTAAGATAAACTACCGCGGTGAAGAAGTTGAAACTACGCCCGGGCGCCTCGCTTTCAACGAAGAGATGCCCGAAGGTGTTCCGTTTGTCAATACCGCTCTGGATGATAAGCAAATCCGCAAGTTGATCGAAACTGTGTACCGCACGAAGGGAACATGGGTTACTGTTCAGATGTTGGATAAGCTTAAATCCGTTGGTTATTACTATGCGACTTTCTTTGGCGCAACGCTGAGTATGGACGATATTATTATCCCAGAGGAAAAATCAGCCATGCTCGAAAAAGCAAACAGCGAAGTTCTTTCTATATATAGTCAGTATCGCGGCGGTCATATTACGCAGGAAGAGCGATATAACAGGGTCGTTGAGGTGTGGTCAAAGACAAACGAAGAGTTGACCTCGATAATGATGGATACGCTCGCGAAAGATCAAGACGGCTTTAATACGATTTATATGATGGCTACCTCCGGCGCGCGCGGAAGCCGCAACCAGATTCGTCAGCTTGCCGGTATGCGAGGCCTTATGGCTAAGCCGAGCGGCGACATTATCGAGTTGCCTATCCGTTCAAACTTCAAAGAAGGCTTGAACGTTATCGAATTCTTTATTTCTACGAACGGCGCCCGTAAGGGTCTTGCCGATACTGCATTGAAGACTGCAGACGCCGGTTATCTGACGCGCCGTCTTGTCGATATTGCGCAGGATGTTGTTGTCAATGAAGAAGACTGCGGTACTATCAATGGTATCGAATACTCGGCGGTAAAATCCGGAGACGAGGTTATCGAATCTTTGAGCGAACGGATTGTCGGTAAGTATACGCTCGAGCGGGTAGAACACCCGATTTCGCATGAACTTTTAATCGACGTAAACGAATACATCACCGATGAGATTGCCGCGAAGATTGAAGAAGCGGGCGTACAGACTGTTAAACTCCGCACGGTATTAACCTGCGAGTCCAAACACGGTGTTTGTGTCAAGTGCTACGGCCGCAACCTTGCCCGCAATAAGATTGTCGAAATCGGCGAAGCGGTCGGTATTATTGCGGCGCAGTCCATCGGTCAGCCGGGTACTCAGTTGACGATGCGTACCTTCCACGTCGGAGGTACGGCAAGCAGTACGACCGAAGAGAATCATATCACCTTTAAATATCCCGTCATCATCAAAGATATTTTGGGAACTTCCATTCCGCTTGATGATGGTAATCTGCTGTTTACCCGTCGCGGTACGCTGGTGTTTGAAAAAGTGCTTCAAGAGTACAAACTGGCCGCAGGAGATTCCGTGGCAGTAGAAACGGGTGTCCGCATCTTGCGTGATGATGTGTTGTATACCGCTGCGGACGGCACGGTTGTAAAAAGCCCGCTGAACGCTTTTGCCTATTTGAACGGTTCGACGTTGTATTTGACGGCGCCTGAACAAAAAACCGAAATCAGAAACGGTTCTACCGTTGTTGTCAAAAAAGGCGATTATGTACCGGCTTCCTCGATTATTGCAACATTTGATCCATATAATGAACCGATTCTTGCGGAGCAAGACGGATTTGTCCGATTTGAGGATATTATCCCCGGTTCAACCCTTGAAGAAGATGTAAACGATGAAACCGGCGTTGTGGAACGCCATATTTCCGAATTGAAATCGGATATGACCTTACAGCCCCGTGTATTTATCTCGGATGAATCCGGTAATGCGCTCGGCTTTTATTACCTGCCGGACGGCGCTCAGCTCATGGTAGAAGAAGATACACAGATTAAAGCAGGTACGGTTATCGCAAAACTTGCAAAAGCCGCTGCGAGAACGCAGGATATTACCGGCGGTCTTCCCCGTGTTTCAGAACTCTTTGAAGCTCGCCGTCCCAAAGTGCCTGCAGTACTGGCTCAGGTCGCCGGTACCGTTTCGTTTAAAGGCTTGTTGAAAGGTAAGCGGATTGTTATTGTACGCGACCATTACGGCAAGGATTATAAGCACTTGGTTCCGATGTCAAAACGGTTGCTTGTTCGAGACGGCGATACGGTTGAAGCGGGCGAACGGCTGTGCGACGGTAATCTTGATCCGCATGATATTCTTGCAATCTTGGGTGAAAATGCACTTCAGAATTATTTGATGAATGAGATTCGTGACGTCTACCGAATGCAGGGCGTTTCCATCAACGATAAACATATCGGTGTTATCGTTCGCCAGATGCTCCGCAAGATTGAGGTGGTCTCTGTCGGCGATACCCGCTTTATCTACGGTCAGCAGGTTGATAAGTATCAGTTCCATGCGGAAAATAAGCGCGTTACTGCGGAAGGTGGTCAGCCTGCTATTGCACGTCCGATGTTCCAAGGTATTACCAAGGCGGCGTTGAATATCGACTCGTTCATTTCGGCAGCTTCGTTCCAAGAGACGACAAAGGTTTTAACGAATGCTGCGATTGCAGGTAAAACCGATGAGCTGCGCGGCTTAAAAGAAAACGTTATTATCGGGCATCTTATTCCTGCCGGTACCGGTATGCCGCAGTATCGGTCGGTCAAGCTCTTCGATAAGAATATGAGTGACTTAGACGAGCAGGTCAACGAAATCCTCGAGCGACGCAGACGCGAGTTGGAAGAAGCGGAAGCTGCCGAAGCCGAAGCGGAGATGAACGAAGAAGATTTTGATACGGATGATGAGCTCGGCTACGAGGATACGGAATCTGCCGAACCTTCTTATGATGAATCATCGCGTGACGAATCTACAGGTGATTTCGAGGATTGA
- the rpsL gene encoding 30S ribosomal protein S12, which produces MPTINQLIKQGRKAVVSRTKSPALQSCPQKRGVCTRVMTVTPKKPNSALRKVARVRLSNGIEVTAYIPGIGHNLQEHSVVLIRGGRVKDLPGVRYHIIRGTKDTLGVADRKRARSKYGAKKPKA; this is translated from the coding sequence ATGCCTACAATTAATCAATTGATCAAGCAGGGTCGAAAAGCGGTCGTCTCGCGAACCAAGAGCCCTGCATTGCAGTCATGCCCGCAGAAGCGCGGTGTATGCACCCGTGTAATGACGGTTACGCCTAAAAAACCGAATTCCGCATTGCGGAAGGTTGCCCGTGTGCGCTTGAGCAACGGTATCGAAGTAACTGCCTATATTCCGGGTATTGGACATAACTTACAGGAACACTCCGTTGTTTTAATTCGCGGCGGTCGTGTTAAGGATTTACCGGGTGTGCGGTATCACATCATCCGTGGAACAAAGGATACGCTCGGCGTTGCCGATCGTAAGCGCGCTCGTTCAAAGTACGGCGCTAAGAAGCCTAAGGCGTAA
- the rplA gene encoding 50S ribosomal protein L1, with protein sequence MKHGKNYRNALKKYDNAALFSVPKAVELVKELKFAKFDETVEVHVSLKLGKNQSVRDTVVLPHQFRGEKRVLVFCKEDRVKEALDAGATYAGAADYIEKIKGGWLDFDIAVATPDMMKDVGRLGMVLGRKGLMPNPKTGTVTADIGAAINELKKGRVEFRADKTGVVHLAIGKVSMDTDKIAENITILLTEIGRKKPADAKADFIQSVSVSSTMGPGVWVDYKVGE encoded by the coding sequence ATGAAACACGGAAAAAATTACCGCAATGCGTTAAAAAAATACGATAATGCTGCTCTTTTCTCTGTTCCTAAAGCTGTGGAATTGGTGAAAGAGTTGAAATTTGCGAAATTCGATGAAACGGTTGAGGTTCATGTTAGCCTGAAGCTGGGTAAAAATCAGAGTGTTCGCGATACCGTTGTGTTACCGCATCAATTCAGAGGCGAAAAACGTGTATTGGTGTTCTGTAAAGAAGACCGCGTAAAAGAAGCTTTGGATGCCGGAGCTACGTATGCCGGCGCTGCCGATTATATCGAAAAAATTAAGGGTGGTTGGCTTGATTTTGATATCGCTGTTGCTACCCCTGATATGATGAAAGATGTCGGGCGGCTTGGTATGGTGCTTGGTCGGAAAGGTTTGATGCCTAACCCCAAAACAGGAACGGTTACTGCTGATATTGGCGCTGCTATCAATGAGCTTAAAAAAGGTCGTGTTGAATTCCGTGCCGATAAAACCGGCGTTGTTCATCTTGCAATCGGTAAAGTTTCGATGGATACGGATAAAATAGCCGAAAACATTACGATCCTTTTGACTGAAATTGGACGAAAAAAGCCTGCCGATGCGAAGGCTGATTTTATCCAATCGGTTTCTGTCAGCTCTACGATGGGGCCGGGTGTCTGGGTAGATTATAAGGTAGGAGAATAG
- the rplJ gene encoding 50S ribosomal protein L10, with protein sequence MALRAHKPQPAKTAAIENITNELKAASSFIFTEYRGLSVEQITQLRAKLRENNCTYKVVRNNFARIAFDSVNLDVKDYLVGPTAVAMMSEDANAAAKTLFEFAKETPALVVKGAVVDGEFYDAAKIEAFSKLPGKKELIAMFMSTVNATTAKFVRTLQAIVDKEGGASDAAPASTEA encoded by the coding sequence ATGGCACTGCGAGCACATAAACCGCAGCCTGCAAAAACGGCTGCTATCGAAAATATTACGAATGAGTTAAAAGCTGCTTCGTCTTTTATTTTTACAGAATACCGCGGGTTGTCTGTCGAGCAGATTACACAGCTGCGCGCAAAGCTCCGCGAAAATAATTGTACCTACAAAGTCGTACGCAATAATTTTGCACGCATCGCTTTTGACTCCGTGAATTTGGATGTTAAAGACTATTTAGTCGGTCCTACTGCAGTTGCGATGATGAGCGAAGATGCAAATGCTGCTGCAAAAACGTTGTTTGAATTTGCAAAAGAAACTCCTGCGTTGGTTGTAAAAGGCGCAGTAGTTGACGGGGAATTCTATGATGCTGCAAAAATCGAAGCATTCTCTAAATTGCCCGGCAAGAAAGAACTTATTGCAATGTTTATGTCTACGGTCAATGCAACGACTGCGAAGTTTGTGCGTACTCTTCAAGCTATTGTTGATAAAGAAGGTGGCGCTTCCGACGCTGCACCTGCATCGACTGAAGCATAA
- the rplK gene encoding 50S ribosomal protein L11, whose translation MAKKKVAAVIKLQCPAGKATPAPPVGPALGPHGVSAPQFVQQFNDRTKSMEPGLVVPVVITVYSDKSFTFILKTPPAAVLIRKACNIQKGSANSITQKVATLSKAKLEEIAKVKMPDITANDLEAAKKIIAGTARSMGVEVER comes from the coding sequence ATGGCAAAGAAAAAGGTTGCTGCGGTTATTAAATTGCAGTGTCCTGCCGGAAAGGCAACGCCTGCTCCGCCTGTAGGTCCTGCGCTTGGGCCGCATGGTGTAAGCGCACCTCAGTTTGTGCAGCAATTTAACGACCGCACAAAATCGATGGAGCCGGGCTTGGTTGTTCCTGTTGTTATTACGGTCTATTCGGATAAAAGCTTTACTTTTATCTTGAAAACTCCGCCTGCTGCGGTTTTAATCAGAAAGGCGTGTAATATCCAGAAGGGTTCTGCAAATTCGATAACCCAGAAGGTTGCAACTTTGTCAAAAGCAAAGCTTGAGGAAATTGCTAAGGTGAAGATGCCTGATATTACTGCAAATGATTTGGAAGCTGCAAAGAAGATTATTGCGGGAACTGCACGGAGTATGGGTGTGGAGGTAGAGCGCTAA
- the rpoB gene encoding DNA-directed RNA polymerase subunit beta, with protein MPVRKTVNRQYIGKNIQNFMELPNLIDIQLASYEKFLCRGTHQSGNTSEEVGLEDVFRTTFPIESPNGDMTLEYQSYTLDENDIKFSEYECKQKGLTYAIPLKAQIDLVFNQTGEIRRKSIYMGDIPLMTERGTFIINGAERVVVSQIHRSPGVIFSHDKGVYSSRIIPYRGSWLEFEIDQKKDLIYAKLDKKKRILGTLFLRALGYETREQIIDFFYKTEVLPVAEGTTEYDKLVGRVFAKRITVADESGERTLYQAGEKIHPHVVDELQQNHIAEITVIDFKKEGSLDSPVIINCFEREEIRFADAAKGQEPTKEEALSVVYAALKPGDPMTVEAAEKDLTSMFFSPRRYDLGRVGRYKLNKKFDYEHPVEECTLILDDIVNTMKYLIQVYIGDASIDDIDHLGNRRVRSVGELMTNTLKTAFLRMERIARERMGSKEIETIKPQELISIKPIVATIKEFFGASQLSQFMDQVNPLAELTHKRRLNALGPGGLSRDRAGFEVRDVHYTHYGRMCPIETPEGPNIGLIVSMASYAHVNDYGFLEAPYVKVVNGVATREVEYLSAMDEDKYYIAQVSTAVQSDGTITAEQIACRHQGDYTTRSSKEVQYMDVSPKQIISVSASLIPFLEHDDANRALMGSNMQRQGVPLVFPEPPRVGTGMEGKCAYDSGVLIKAKRSGTVTFVSSEKISIESDAPEGTEEKIRDYTLLKYQRTNQDTCYHQRPIVAVGQHVEVGDVIADGPATYQGELALGRNILVGFVPWNGYNYEDAILISRRVLKEDMFTSVHIKEFTTEVRETKLGAERITSDIPNKSEKSLDNLDAEGIIRIGAQVRSGDILIGKITPKNESETTPEFKLLNSIFGEKAKDVRDSSLRVPHGVEGTVIDVQRLKRSQGDDLNPGVDEFIKVLIATKRKLREGDKMAGRHGNKGIVARILPEEDMPYMEDGTPLDICLNPLGVPSRMNIGQILESELGLAGLRLNEWYEAPVFQSPTNEQIEKKLVEAGIPANSKVKLRDGRTGMPFQNDVFVGVIYFMKLAHLVDDKMHARSTGPYSLVTQQPLGGKAQFGGQRLGEMEVWALEAYGAANTLQELLTIKSDDMHGRSKIYESIVKGQAATAAGIPESFNVLVQELRGLALDFTIYDEKGKQIPLTERDEELITENSSKF; from the coding sequence ATGCCTGTGCGGAAAACGGTTAATCGCCAATATATCGGAAAAAATATCCAAAATTTTATGGAGCTGCCTAATTTAATTGATATTCAGCTCGCATCTTATGAAAAATTTTTATGTCGCGGAACACACCAGAGCGGAAATACTTCGGAGGAAGTTGGTTTGGAGGATGTGTTTCGGACGACCTTCCCAATTGAAAGCCCGAACGGTGATATGACGTTGGAGTACCAATCATATACGCTCGATGAAAATGACATTAAATTCAGCGAATACGAATGCAAGCAGAAAGGGTTGACCTATGCCATCCCGTTGAAGGCGCAGATAGACTTGGTGTTTAATCAAACCGGTGAAATACGCCGTAAGAGTATCTATATGGGTGACATTCCGTTGATGACCGAACGTGGTACTTTCATTATCAACGGTGCCGAGCGTGTTGTCGTATCTCAAATACATCGTTCTCCGGGTGTTATCTTTTCTCACGACAAAGGCGTCTACTCAAGCCGTATTATTCCTTATCGCGGAAGTTGGCTTGAATTTGAAATCGACCAGAAAAAAGATTTAATTTATGCAAAGCTTGATAAAAAAAAGCGTATCTTAGGAACCTTGTTTTTACGGGCATTGGGATATGAAACCCGCGAACAAATTATCGACTTTTTTTATAAAACCGAAGTGTTACCGGTTGCCGAAGGAACGACAGAGTACGATAAACTGGTAGGCCGCGTATTTGCCAAGCGGATAACCGTAGCTGATGAATCCGGAGAGCGCACGCTCTATCAAGCCGGTGAAAAGATACATCCGCACGTTGTCGATGAATTGCAGCAAAATCATATTGCTGAAATTACCGTTATCGATTTTAAAAAAGAGGGCAGTCTTGATTCTCCTGTTATTATCAACTGTTTTGAACGGGAGGAAATCCGCTTTGCCGATGCTGCAAAGGGGCAGGAGCCTACAAAAGAAGAGGCCTTGTCGGTTGTTTACGCAGCCTTAAAGCCCGGCGATCCGATGACGGTAGAAGCTGCCGAAAAAGATTTAACTTCAATGTTTTTCTCCCCTCGCCGATATGATCTCGGGCGTGTGGGACGGTACAAACTCAATAAAAAATTTGATTACGAGCATCCCGTTGAAGAATGTACGCTTATTCTCGACGATATCGTAAACACGATGAAGTACCTGATTCAGGTTTACATCGGGGATGCTTCGATAGATGATATTGACCATCTTGGAAACAGACGTGTCCGTTCCGTTGGCGAGCTGATGACCAATACGCTCAAAACAGCATTCCTCCGTATGGAGCGGATTGCGCGCGAGCGGATGGGGTCAAAAGAAATTGAAACGATTAAGCCGCAAGAGCTTATTTCTATAAAACCCATCGTTGCCACTATTAAAGAATTTTTCGGGGCAAGCCAGCTTTCACAGTTTATGGATCAGGTTAATCCGCTCGCGGAGCTTACCCATAAACGCCGTCTGAATGCGTTGGGACCCGGCGGTCTTTCTCGTGACCGCGCCGGCTTTGAAGTCCGCGATGTTCACTATACCCATTACGGACGGATGTGCCCGATTGAAACACCGGAAGGCCCGAATATCGGTCTTATCGTGTCGATGGCAAGCTATGCGCATGTCAACGACTACGGCTTTTTGGAAGCGCCGTATGTCAAGGTTGTGAACGGTGTTGCAACTCGTGAGGTTGAATACCTTTCGGCAATGGACGAGGATAAATATTACATTGCACAGGTGTCCACCGCAGTGCAGAGTGATGGGACGATTACTGCCGAACAAATCGCCTGCCGTCATCAAGGTGACTACACGACGCGCAGTTCAAAAGAAGTGCAGTACATGGACGTGTCGCCCAAACAGATTATCTCCGTGTCTGCCTCGCTCATTCCCTTCCTTGAGCACGACGACGCAAACCGTGCGCTCATGGGTTCTAACATGCAGCGGCAGGGTGTACCGCTCGTATTCCCCGAACCGCCCCGTGTCGGTACCGGTATGGAAGGTAAGTGCGCGTATGATTCGGGTGTGTTAATCAAAGCAAAGCGGAGCGGTACGGTTACGTTTGTTTCTTCCGAGAAGATTTCCATCGAATCGGACGCACCGGAAGGAACAGAAGAGAAAATCCGCGACTATACGCTGCTGAAATATCAGCGCACCAATCAAGACACCTGTTATCATCAGCGACCGATTGTTGCTGTCGGACAGCACGTAGAGGTCGGTGATGTCATTGCCGACGGTCCTGCAACCTATCAGGGAGAGCTTGCACTTGGCCGCAATATTCTGGTCGGTTTTGTGCCGTGGAACGGGTATAACTACGAAGACGCTATTTTGATTTCCCGCCGTGTGCTGAAAGAAGATATGTTCACGTCGGTACATATTAAAGAATTTACGACGGAAGTCCGTGAAACCAAGCTCGGTGCAGAGCGGATTACCAGCGATATTCCAAATAAGTCGGAAAAAAGCCTCGATAACCTTGATGCGGAAGGTATTATTCGTATCGGTGCGCAAGTCCGCTCCGGCGATATATTAATCGGAAAGATTACGCCTAAAAACGAGTCGGAGACAACACCTGAATTTAAGCTGCTCAACTCGATATTCGGTGAGAAAGCAAAAGATGTCCGCGATTCCTCACTGCGCGTACCGCACGGCGTTGAAGGTACGGTTATCGACGTACAGCGCTTGAAGCGTTCTCAGGGTGATGATCTTAATCCGGGCGTTGACGAGTTTATCAAGGTACTCATTGCGACAAAACGTAAGTTGCGCGAGGGTGATAAGATGGCAGGCCGCCATGGAAACAAGGGTATCGTTGCCCGTATTTTGCCGGAAGAAGATATGCCGTATATGGAAGACGGTACACCGCTCGATATCTGCTTGAATCCGCTCGGTGTTCCTTCTCGTATGAATATCGGTCAGATTTTGGAGTCGGAACTCGGACTTGCGGGGTTGCGCCTTAATGAATGGTACGAAGCACCCGTATTCCAGTCCCCGACCAATGAGCAGATTGAAAAGAAACTGGTTGAAGCAGGTATTCCTGCCAACTCAAAGGTAAAGCTGCGCGACGGAAGAACCGGAATGCCTTTCCAAAACGACGTATTTGTCGGGGTCATCTACTTTATGAAACTTGCGCACCTTGTTGACGATAAGATGCACGCCCGTTCAACCGGCCCGTACTCGCTGGTAACTCAACAACCGCTCGGCGGTAAGGCTCAATTCGGCGGTCAGCGTTTGGGAGAAATGGAAGTATGGGCGCTCGAAGCCTATGGCGCGGCCAATACGCTGCAGGAGCTTTTAACCATTAAGTCTGACGATATGCATGGACGCTCAAAGATATACGAATCTATCGTAAAAGGACAGGCCGCAACCGCCGCCGGAATTCCTGAATCGTTTAACGTATTGGTACAGGAATTGCGCGGTTTGGCTTTGGACTTCACAATTTACGATGAAAAAGGAAAGCAAATCCCGCTGACCGAACGTGATGAAGAATTGATTACCGAAAACAGCTCCAAGTTTTAA
- the nusG gene encoding transcription termination/antitermination protein NusG encodes MAKEWYILHIFSGYEKRVERAIRLLMENGEIPAGVISEIKIPEEELTEVKDGKKRVVRRKFLPGYILIEMDLPAVNWKGVCTPIRRIHGVTGFLGVVGDARPQAISADEAKSVLQKSGEIKGERARSAQMFTPGQQVKIIEGPFDTFAGTVEEVMADRNKLRVMVAIFGRTTPVEVDMLQVELI; translated from the coding sequence ATGGCGAAAGAATGGTATATTCTGCATATCTTTTCAGGCTATGAGAAGAGGGTAGAGCGCGCGATACGTCTGTTAATGGAAAACGGTGAGATTCCTGCGGGGGTTATCTCTGAAATCAAAATTCCTGAAGAAGAATTGACTGAGGTGAAAGACGGTAAAAAACGGGTTGTCCGTCGAAAGTTTTTGCCCGGTTATATTCTTATTGAAATGGACTTGCCTGCTGTAAACTGGAAAGGGGTATGTACTCCGATTAGAAGAATACATGGCGTTACCGGATTTTTGGGCGTTGTTGGGGATGCTCGGCCTCAGGCTATTTCAGCTGATGAGGCGAAAAGTGTTTTGCAGAAGTCAGGGGAGATTAAGGGTGAAAGGGCTCGGTCTGCACAGATGTTTACTCCCGGTCAACAGGTTAAAATTATAGAGGGGCCTTTTGATACCTTTGCCGGCACTGTAGAAGAAGTTATGGCAGACCGCAATAAACTGCGGGTGATGGTTGCTATATTCGGTAGAACTACCCCCGTTGAAGTTGATATGCTTCAAGTTGAGTTAATCTAA